A part of Desulfomicrobium baculatum DSM 4028 genomic DNA contains:
- a CDS encoding PEP/pyruvate-binding domain-containing protein: MAESDKKSSKKKADTPAEVATPSARIEQIQKQLVLTGKDIVTIGEDAELLVGGKNYNTAIISTIEGIRAPQFRAISSIAFHKLLDETKVNAALVRTSVDRAYDSMDWTDAEINKDSEFLQKFVRKIALDVKEAAKKQEGTLIRLRTFINNVVEGFAVSPEGIDQLRKRSVLVQAAILSVDLPKDVAEAVRGAYLEICKEAGLENEPVAVRSSAAGEDSRKKAFAGLQDTYLNIVGENYVVQAYHWDCASAYNLRSMTYRREAILDAVAKAEQTGDDQIGIKAKQEWAIENTSLSVCIMRMINPVISGTAFSADTSTGCRGTSRQDLVSIDASYGLGEAVVSGLVTPDKFYVFQREDGQEIVIRYMGCKDKRIVYKESGRGTKVETVAEDMAFRWSLSLAQAESVAKGVRCISKGYGGMIMDSEFCIDQWDRLWFVQARPETRWNEDLEHHPHTIFMRRKEVDPEAAKHAEVLLEGNGASRGAGQGSVRYLRSALELNKINKGNILAAERTDPDMVPGMRIAAAIMADAGGDTSHAAITSRELGIPAVIGIKRLEKLRTLDNHEVTVDGSRGKIYRGLLPLIDVGGEIDVSKLPATKTKVGLILADVGQSLFLSRLRDVPDFEVGLLRAEFMLGNIGVHPLALEAYDLGTLETVVGTKLEILENDLTKIVFEQMAAGIVSLDIKLRSYVGIVTGLARKMEELTEREGAKGTDEVLAIHRQLRELDKKLDEHLEFATQRFEVLKTSHNLKDHVAVIMGYADELELLGTDPRSQRRRLEIQDAIAKDMARIESDPVIVSTMEKISAMREDVAKKVGLQQEMDTVRTLPEKIQEILKSRGYRSGKELYIQSLAQGLALFSMAFHGKTIVYRTTDYKTNEYRNLLGGLLFEGHEDNPMLGYRGVSRNIHDWELEAFKLARGAFGGGNLHLMLPFVRTLEEARSMKRYLGQVHNIHSGDSGLKIILMSEIPSNAVLAKEFIKEFDGFSIGSNDMTQLVLGTDRDNARLRHIYDEEDPAVVWAILTTIFTGQKFGKKVGFCGQGVSNSKIIRGLVCIAGIVSASVVPDTYQQTKFDVAEVEAENIPLAGLGAWLKEQHLERLHMLLAENRYEHILKKNTSGPDLMDWYEGELARLHEQLQSNLGSVKEDFYRQELASFRSIFHKPVIYSNWDWETTVLDALHQAGFSGFDEQVEALATQRENIW, encoded by the coding sequence ATGGCTGAGAGCGACAAGAAGAGTTCCAAAAAGAAAGCCGATACGCCTGCGGAGGTCGCAACGCCTTCGGCCAGGATAGAGCAGATTCAAAAGCAGCTCGTCCTGACCGGCAAGGACATCGTGACCATTGGCGAAGATGCCGAGCTTCTGGTCGGCGGCAAGAACTACAACACTGCCATCATCAGCACCATTGAAGGCATCCGGGCTCCGCAATTCAGAGCCATCTCCTCCATCGCCTTCCATAAGCTTCTCGATGAGACAAAGGTCAACGCCGCCCTGGTCCGCACTTCGGTGGACAGGGCGTACGATTCCATGGACTGGACAGATGCCGAGATCAACAAGGATTCGGAATTTCTGCAGAAGTTCGTCCGCAAGATCGCCCTTGATGTGAAGGAGGCCGCCAAGAAACAGGAAGGCACCTTGATCCGCCTGCGTACCTTCATCAACAACGTGGTGGAAGGTTTCGCCGTTTCCCCCGAGGGCATTGATCAGCTGCGCAAAAGGTCCGTGCTTGTGCAGGCCGCCATCCTGTCCGTGGATCTCCCCAAGGATGTGGCCGAAGCCGTGCGCGGAGCCTACCTTGAGATCTGCAAGGAAGCGGGCCTGGAGAACGAACCGGTTGCCGTACGCTCCTCCGCGGCCGGCGAGGACAGCCGCAAGAAGGCTTTTGCCGGACTGCAGGACACGTACCTCAATATTGTCGGCGAGAATTATGTCGTGCAGGCCTATCACTGGGACTGTGCTTCCGCCTACAACCTGCGCTCCATGACCTACCGGCGCGAGGCCATCCTTGATGCCGTGGCCAAGGCCGAGCAGACCGGCGATGACCAGATCGGGATCAAGGCCAAGCAGGAGTGGGCCATCGAGAACACCTCCCTGTCCGTGTGCATCATGCGCATGATCAACCCGGTCATTTCCGGCACGGCCTTCTCCGCCGACACGTCCACCGGGTGCCGGGGCACGTCGCGCCAGGATCTCGTGTCCATCGACGCCAGCTACGGCCTGGGCGAGGCCGTGGTCAGCGGCCTGGTGACCCCCGACAAGTTTTACGTGTTCCAGCGCGAGGACGGTCAGGAGATCGTCATCCGCTACATGGGCTGCAAGGACAAGCGCATTGTCTACAAGGAATCCGGACGCGGGACCAAGGTCGAAACCGTGGCCGAGGACATGGCTTTTAGGTGGTCCCTGTCTCTGGCTCAGGCCGAGTCCGTGGCCAAGGGCGTGCGCTGCATCAGCAAGGGCTACGGCGGAATGATCATGGATTCGGAGTTCTGCATCGACCAGTGGGATCGCCTCTGGTTCGTGCAGGCCCGTCCCGAGACCCGCTGGAATGAAGACCTTGAGCATCATCCCCACACCATTTTCATGCGCCGCAAGGAAGTGGATCCCGAAGCCGCCAAGCATGCCGAAGTGCTGCTCGAAGGCAACGGCGCATCCCGTGGCGCGGGTCAGGGTTCGGTGCGGTATCTGCGTTCCGCCCTGGAACTGAACAAGATCAACAAAGGCAACATCCTGGCCGCCGAGCGTACCGATCCCGACATGGTGCCCGGCATGCGCATCGCCGCGGCCATCATGGCCGACGCCGGCGGTGACACCAGCCACGCCGCCATCACCTCCCGCGAGTTGGGCATCCCGGCGGTCATCGGCATCAAGCGTCTGGAAAAACTGCGCACCCTGGACAACCACGAAGTGACCGTGGACGGCTCCCGGGGCAAGATTTATCGGGGCCTTTTGCCGCTCATCGACGTGGGCGGCGAGATTGATGTCAGCAAGCTGCCGGCCACCAAGACCAAGGTCGGCCTGATTCTGGCCGACGTGGGACAGTCCCTGTTTTTGTCACGGCTGCGCGATGTGCCTGATTTTGAAGTGGGCCTGCTGCGCGCCGAGTTCATGCTCGGCAATATAGGCGTGCACCCCCTGGCTCTTGAAGCCTACGATCTGGGCACCCTGGAAACCGTGGTCGGCACCAAGCTCGAAATTCTCGAGAACGACCTGACCAAGATCGTTTTTGAGCAGATGGCTGCGGGCATCGTCTCCCTGGACATCAAGCTGCGCAGTTACGTGGGCATCGTCACCGGACTGGCCCGCAAGATGGAAGAGCTGACCGAGCGGGAAGGGGCCAAGGGCACCGACGAGGTGCTGGCCATCCACCGCCAGTTGCGCGAACTGGACAAGAAGCTTGACGAACATCTGGAGTTCGCCACCCAGCGTTTTGAAGTGCTCAAGACGTCCCATAACCTCAAGGACCATGTCGCGGTCATCATGGGCTATGCCGACGAGCTGGAGCTTTTGGGGACCGATCCCCGGTCCCAGCGCCGCCGTTTGGAGATTCAGGACGCCATCGCCAAGGACATGGCCCGCATCGAAAGCGATCCGGTCATCGTCAGCACCATGGAGAAGATCTCCGCCATGCGCGAAGACGTGGCCAAGAAGGTCGGCCTGCAGCAGGAAATGGACACCGTCCGCACCCTGCCTGAGAAAATCCAGGAGATTCTCAAGTCGCGCGGCTATCGCAGCGGCAAGGAACTTTACATCCAGAGCCTGGCCCAGGGCCTGGCCCTTTTCTCCATGGCCTTCCACGGAAAGACCATTGTTTACCGCACCACGGACTACAAGACCAACGAGTATCGCAATCTGCTCGGCGGCCTGCTCTTCGAGGGGCATGAAGACAACCCCATGCTCGGATATCGCGGCGTTTCCCGCAACATCCACGACTGGGAACTTGAGGCCTTCAAGCTGGCGCGCGGCGCATTCGGCGGCGGCAACCTGCACCTCATGCTGCCCTTTGTGCGTACCCTGGAAGAAGCGCGGTCCATGAAACGGTATCTGGGGCAGGTGCACAACATTCATTCCGGCGACTCGGGCCTCAAGATCATCCTCATGTCCGAGATCCCGAGCAATGCCGTGCTCGCCAAGGAATTCATCAAGGAGTTCGACGGGTTCTCCATCGGCTCCAATGACATGACCCAGCTTGTGCTTGGCACGGACCGTGACAACGCCCGACTGCGCCACATCTATGACGAGGAAGATCCGGCCGTGGTCTGGGCCATCCTGACCACCATCTTCACCGGTCAGAAGTTCGGCAAGAAGGTCGGCTTCTGCGGGCAGGGCGTGTCCAACTCCAAGATCATCCGGGGCCTGGTCTGCATTGCCGGAATCGTCTCTGCTTCCGTCGTGCCGGATACCTACCAGCAGACCAAGTTCGACGTGGCCGAGGTGGAAGCCGAAAACATTCCGCTCGCGGGCCTTGGCGCGTGGCTCAAGGAACAGCACCTGGAGCGCCTGCACATGCTTTTGGCTGAAAATCGCTACGAGCACATTTTGAAGAAGAATACCTCCGGTCCCGACCTCATGGATTGGTATGAAGGGGAGCTGGCCCGCCTGCACGAACAGCTGCAGTCCAATCTGGGCAGCGTGAAGGAAGATTTCTATCGTCAGGAGCTGGCCTCTTTTCGCAGCATCTTCCACAAGCCGGTCATCTATTCCAACTGGGATTGGGAGACCACGGTTCTTGATGCCTTGCATCAGGCCGGATTCTCGGGCTTTGACGAGCAGGTCGAAGCGCTGGCGACTCAACGCGAAAACATCTGGTAA
- a CDS encoding M48 family metallopeptidase — MHWQSIPVTVTRSLRARKVWLKMRSCQGIEVVLPYRVSASEVPSILERHRAWLLERLSELTDRGEAPGQNPLPDEVRLDFLDRRFPVRYEEGSRAELHAGEQGLSVFLPSGKVGAGATLLQMWLVDLGKTHLIPFCRELAAHHDVPIGGVQVRNQGGRWGSCSARLTISLNAKLLFLSAPLVRNVVLHELCHVAHRNHGPAFKAALRTLDPLTDAHEGQMRKAWENLPAWTKWRRGDGTV; from the coding sequence ATGCACTGGCAATCCATTCCCGTTACCGTGACCCGCAGTCTTCGCGCCCGCAAGGTCTGGCTCAAAATGCGTTCCTGTCAGGGGATCGAGGTTGTGTTGCCATACCGTGTCTCGGCCTCCGAAGTGCCTTCCATTCTGGAGCGCCACCGGGCCTGGCTTCTTGAGCGACTGAGCGAACTTACGGACAGGGGGGAGGCGCCGGGGCAGAACCCGCTTCCGGACGAAGTTCGGCTTGATTTTCTGGACCGCCGATTTCCCGTACGTTATGAGGAAGGCTCCCGCGCCGAACTGCATGCAGGCGAGCAGGGCCTGAGCGTGTTCCTGCCGTCCGGAAAGGTCGGGGCCGGAGCCACCCTGCTGCAGATGTGGTTGGTGGACCTGGGCAAGACGCATCTGATTCCATTTTGCAGGGAATTGGCCGCACATCACGACGTGCCCATCGGCGGCGTGCAGGTGCGCAATCAGGGCGGGCGCTGGGGCAGCTGTTCGGCCCGACTCACGATCAGCCTCAACGCCAAGCTGCTCTTTTTGTCCGCGCCCCTGGTGCGCAATGTCGTCCTGCATGAGCTCTGCCATGTGGCGCACCGCAATCACGGCCCGGCGTTTAAAGCCGCCCTGCGTACGCTCGACCCGCTGACCGACGCCCACGAGGGGCAGATGCGAAAAGCCTGGGAGAATCTTCCGGCCTGGACCAAGTGGCGGCGCGGGGATGGGACGGTTTGA
- a CDS encoding M20 metallopeptidase family protein: protein MITNLLAHSREELDYVRAIRRELHRFPEVGTDLPRTRALVLRELAKLDLNVREDVGGGIVADLHGQKGSSRIALRADMDALPIQEESGLEFASEISGQGHMCGHDAHTAMLLGAARLACGRGRTSHAGIRFLFQPNEEFQPGGAKAMTEAGCLDGVSEVYGLHVWPGQPTGWFGTRQGPLMARPDVFSITLNGKGGHASAPHQCIDPILAGSHLVAALQGIVSRRVAPHERAVLSVTRFQAGSSYNIIPDTAFLQGTVRTLNESTGDLVQAEMQRLVSGLAASMNVRAELDYQRGYPVVVNDASSTDRAVKVLQGISDNVDAGIEPVMAGEDFSYYVNKVPGCFIFMGCGHCSEDGRGGLHNACFHLDEDCLTWGVAALAGLALQKA, encoded by the coding sequence ATGATCACAAACCTGTTGGCCCACAGCCGCGAAGAACTGGACTATGTACGCGCCATCCGCCGTGAACTGCACCGCTTCCCCGAGGTGGGGACGGACCTGCCCCGGACCAGGGCGCTGGTGCTGCGTGAACTTGCCAAGCTCGATCTGAACGTGCGCGAAGACGTGGGTGGCGGGATCGTGGCCGACCTTCATGGCCAAAAGGGAAGCTCGCGCATTGCCCTGCGCGCCGACATGGACGCGCTGCCGATCCAGGAAGAATCCGGACTCGAGTTCGCCTCCGAGATTTCAGGCCAGGGCCATATGTGCGGTCACGATGCGCACACGGCCATGCTTCTGGGCGCCGCGCGCCTGGCGTGCGGCCGGGGCAGGACATCACACGCCGGAATCCGCTTTCTCTTTCAGCCCAACGAGGAATTCCAGCCGGGCGGGGCCAAGGCCATGACAGAAGCCGGATGCCTTGACGGCGTGAGCGAGGTCTACGGTCTGCATGTCTGGCCCGGACAGCCCACGGGCTGGTTCGGAACGCGTCAAGGCCCGCTCATGGCAAGGCCGGACGTCTTTTCCATCACGCTCAACGGCAAGGGCGGACACGCCTCGGCCCCGCACCAGTGCATAGACCCCATCCTGGCCGGCAGCCATCTGGTCGCCGCCCTGCAGGGCATCGTCTCCCGCCGGGTTGCGCCGCATGAACGGGCAGTCCTGAGCGTGACCCGCTTTCAGGCCGGGAGCAGCTACAACATCATCCCGGACACGGCATTTCTGCAGGGCACGGTGCGCACTCTTAACGAGAGCACCGGGGACCTGGTGCAAGCAGAAATGCAAAGACTCGTCTCCGGCCTGGCAGCGAGCATGAACGTGCGGGCGGAACTGGATTACCAACGGGGCTATCCGGTGGTGGTCAACGATGCGTCGAGCACCGACCGCGCCGTAAAGGTGCTGCAGGGCATCTCGGACAACGTTGATGCGGGGATCGAGCCGGTCATGGCGGGAGAGGATTTCTCGTACTACGTGAACAAAGTTCCAGGCTGTTTCATCTTCATGGGTTGCGGCCACTGCTCCGAAGACGGCCGGGGCGGCCTGCACAACGCCTGTTTCCATCTGGACGAGGACTGCCTAACCTGGGGCGTCGCGGCCCTGGCCGGTTTGGCGTTGCAAAAGGCGTAG
- a CDS encoding GNAT family N-acetyltransferase — translation MQHIRISPMSINDHAAAMALWQDTPGIGLSAADGAEAMQSYLERNPGLSQCAWANGLLIGTVLAGHDGRRGYLHHLCVHDDFRHRGVGRQLIGRALEVLDALGLEKAHAFLFTDNESGRRFWDRIGWTWRTDIGVVSITIAEALK, via the coding sequence ATGCAGCACATACGTATATCTCCCATGTCTATAAACGACCACGCCGCGGCAATGGCGCTGTGGCAGGACACCCCCGGCATCGGCCTGTCCGCAGCCGATGGAGCAGAGGCCATGCAGTCCTATCTGGAGCGTAATCCCGGCCTCAGCCAGTGCGCCTGGGCAAACGGGCTTCTGATCGGCACGGTCCTGGCCGGTCATGACGGGCGCAGGGGATATCTGCACCACCTCTGCGTGCACGATGATTTCAGGCACCGGGGCGTCGGGCGTCAATTGATCGGACGCGCCCTTGAGGTGCTGGACGCCCTCGGCCTGGAAAAGGCCCACGCTTTCCTGTTCACGGACAACGAGTCAGGGCGCAGATTCTGGGACCGGATCGGGTGGACATGGCGCACGGACATCGGAGTCGTTTCCATCACCATCGCGGAGGCGTTGAAATGA
- a CDS encoding phosphoglycerate kinase, which translates to MRFLDELNVSGKRVLMRVDYNVPLKGDAIVDDNRIKQSLPTLNLALDNGASLVICSHLGRPKGAPAPEFSLKPVAVRLAELLGREVRMAPDCIGPEVQAMAEALKPGEVLLLENLRFHPGETKNDPDFSRELAKLGEVYVNDAFGASHRAHASVVGVTEFIKDCCGGLLLKKEWQYLGEALEDPARPFVAIIGGAKVSSKLGILKALLEEVDSMIVGGAMANTFRKAQGFEVGTSLVEDDLLEEAMAIMVEAREKGVKFYLPVDFILGTDPKGGIASGVRTYQDIPADEMILDTGPASHTLFAEVIKNAGTVIWNGPMGAFENPAFAQGSINLCRVVGAVSGMTILGGGDTNVIVEKLGMADKFSFISTGGGSFLEFLEGKELPAFTALENKS; encoded by the coding sequence ATGCGATTTTTAGATGAATTGAACGTAAGCGGCAAACGGGTTCTCATGCGCGTCGACTACAACGTGCCCCTCAAAGGAGATGCCATTGTCGACGACAACCGCATCAAGCAGAGTTTACCGACTCTTAATCTGGCCCTGGATAATGGCGCGTCTTTGGTGATTTGCTCGCATCTCGGCAGGCCCAAGGGCGCCCCTGCGCCGGAATTTTCCCTCAAGCCGGTGGCCGTGCGTCTGGCGGAATTGCTCGGACGCGAGGTGCGCATGGCTCCGGACTGCATCGGGCCCGAAGTCCAGGCCATGGCCGAGGCGCTCAAGCCCGGCGAAGTCCTGCTGCTTGAAAATCTGCGCTTTCATCCCGGCGAGACCAAGAACGATCCGGACTTCAGCCGGGAGCTGGCCAAGCTGGGAGAGGTCTACGTCAATGACGCGTTCGGCGCTTCCCATCGCGCTCACGCTTCGGTGGTCGGCGTGACGGAATTCATCAAGGATTGCTGCGGTGGACTGCTGCTCAAGAAAGAGTGGCAGTACCTGGGCGAGGCGCTGGAAGATCCGGCGCGTCCATTCGTGGCCATCATCGGCGGCGCCAAGGTTTCTTCCAAGCTCGGCATTTTGAAAGCGTTGCTGGAAGAGGTCGACTCCATGATCGTGGGCGGAGCCATGGCCAACACGTTCCGCAAGGCCCAGGGTTTCGAGGTGGGCACGTCCCTGGTCGAGGACGATCTGCTCGAAGAAGCCATGGCCATCATGGTCGAAGCGCGGGAAAAGGGCGTCAAGTTTTACCTGCCCGTGGATTTCATTCTCGGCACCGACCCCAAGGGCGGCATCGCCTCGGGCGTGCGCACCTATCAGGATATCCCGGCCGATGAGATGATCCTGGACACCGGGCCCGCTTCGCACACGCTTTTCGCCGAGGTCATCAAGAACGCCGGGACCGTGATCTGGAACGGACCCATGGGCGCCTTCGAAAATCCGGCCTTTGCCCAGGGTTCCATCAATCTTTGCCGGGTGGTGGGCGCCGTTTCGGGCATGACCATTCTTGGCGGCGGCGACACCAACGTCATCGTGGAGAAACTGGGCATGGCGGACAAGTTTTCCTTCATTTCAACCGGAGGCGGTTCATTTTTGGAGTTTTTGGAAGGCAAGGAGCTGCCTGCCTTCACCGCCCTGGAGAATAAGTCATGA
- the tpiA gene encoding triose-phosphate isomerase yields MKKLLMAANWKMYKSVEEGVATARELVSLLDKLPEDREVLVCPSFIMMHSVCPILAQKAGCYAGAQNFYPAAQGAFTGEVAPEQLMGLGCTHALAGHSERRHVLGEMDELIGRKVAFGLDAGLKMILCIGETIVERRLGQIEEVLARQLESGLAGVLSTATAQNLAVAYEPVWAIGTGEVAGPDEILAAHAFVRATLTSLLPKEGAQIRILYGGSVKPDNAATIIRLDNVDGVLVGGASLKADSFSQIVLA; encoded by the coding sequence ATGAAAAAACTGCTCATGGCCGCCAATTGGAAGATGTACAAGAGCGTGGAAGAGGGCGTGGCCACGGCCAGGGAACTGGTCTCGCTGCTCGACAAACTGCCCGAGGACAGGGAAGTGCTCGTCTGCCCGTCTTTTATCATGATGCATTCCGTGTGTCCCATTCTTGCGCAGAAAGCGGGATGTTACGCCGGAGCCCAGAATTTCTATCCCGCTGCCCAGGGGGCTTTTACAGGTGAAGTCGCGCCTGAGCAGCTTATGGGCCTGGGCTGCACGCATGCCCTGGCAGGACACTCCGAGCGCAGGCACGTCCTGGGCGAAATGGATGAGCTTATCGGGCGCAAGGTGGCATTTGGACTGGATGCCGGGCTCAAGATGATCCTGTGCATCGGCGAGACCATTGTCGAGCGGCGACTGGGACAGATCGAGGAAGTTTTGGCGCGCCAACTCGAAAGCGGGCTGGCCGGAGTGCTGTCCACCGCCACTGCACAGAACTTGGCTGTGGCCTACGAGCCGGTCTGGGCCATCGGCACGGGCGAAGTCGCCGGACCCGATGAGATTCTGGCCGCGCATGCCTTTGTGCGTGCCACGCTCACGTCGTTGTTGCCCAAAGAGGGCGCTCAAATCCGCATTCTTTACGGCGGTTCCGTCAAGCCGGACAACGCCGCGACCATCATCCGCCTTGACAATGTGGACGGTGTGCTGGTAGGCGGCGCAAGTCTCAAAGCGGACAGTTTCAGTCAGATCGTGCTCGCATAA
- the secG gene encoding preprotein translocase subunit SecG, whose protein sequence is MNSLMITIHVIACVTLVVLVLLQSGKEGMGIIFGGGGGSVFGSTGAGNLLSKLTAGAATVFFLTSMIFTYVSTQKHTSPKESIVIDMPVTQTPAAPAGVTTAPAEEPAGQEKNQ, encoded by the coding sequence TTGAACTCCCTGATGATAACCATACATGTCATTGCCTGTGTCACCCTTGTCGTTCTCGTCCTGCTGCAATCCGGCAAAGAGGGCATGGGAATAATCTTCGGTGGTGGCGGCGGATCTGTTTTCGGATCCACCGGTGCCGGTAATTTGCTCAGCAAATTGACTGCCGGAGCGGCGACCGTGTTTTTTCTGACCTCCATGATTTTCACGTATGTGAGCACGCAGAAGCACACTTCCCCCAAAGAATCCATCGTGATCGACATGCCCGTGACCCAGACTCCCGCCGCTCCTGCCGGAGTGACGACGGCCCCTGCCGAAGAACCTGCAGGCCAGGAAAAAAATCAGTAA
- a CDS encoding site-specific integrase: MEKGQVSGGAAESLSGHGRKTRKRGRSYFGYIVERGSSLHFRISVPKQLRQAIGKTEIRLSLGSIAYTEARPRAYLLASRINMLFRFIAGKMKEGKQLDKSKLNSLMPKLLNWDLDYRESLLVNDYCGESKEDLARAFNEYGKEYSDRIYTSNEIDGSSVFDCIYGSIDDSDRDIKDVKHKSVKSIVSEMGCSESLASEMFDTFEDEIRTKESKVDGNVFQARGYFDRVSSIALKHTAKKVDGSFDINAAHKELSQYFLRSSEVESPLIFGVAQDVVRSDSDTSLGALVQQYVEKLDRSAGKANNKHGSKFKRRGLIELSLIVGKNAKVSNLTIDIIESYADKLKYIPTRLDIESMEYDINEYGVSRYASEALSNKTISKRLIDTRVFIDWLAGNRYIGKDHAESLMAIIGSGVKECKNQVDKEGGSPTRPYSMDELSGLFNIDSYLRWSKSKAYCFWAPLIALFTGMRMGEIMTLRRKDIKCTPDMLDCLVQANKKSNHKQKDGIYYIDLTSTKEKDLKTKSLSVYRPVPIHSFLIEIGLLDFVDKFSREEFIFRDGLMNNAGHENDYSRQFLNRYKLTDRFILHRRSLGIGRMKGETEGDMLDFHCFRNTVIARMKECYVNPEVRCEISGHSTGEEGTSNNESHNGYGGKFSVEQKLKDGIMKLDFHEQIPDLRLLAQSKWAKGGVKKRK, from the coding sequence ATGGAAAAGGGTCAAGTTTCGGGTGGTGCGGCTGAGAGTCTTAGTGGTCACGGTCGGAAAACTCGGAAGCGTGGAAGGTCTTACTTTGGATATATCGTTGAGCGGGGCAGTTCCTTGCACTTCAGAATCAGTGTGCCAAAACAGTTACGGCAAGCTATCGGTAAAACTGAGATTAGACTGTCGCTGGGTTCAATAGCATACACGGAAGCGCGTCCTAGGGCGTACTTACTAGCTTCGCGTATCAATATGCTGTTCAGATTTATAGCTGGTAAAATGAAGGAAGGAAAACAGTTGGATAAATCCAAGTTAAATTCACTGATGCCTAAATTATTGAATTGGGATTTAGATTATAGAGAGTCATTATTAGTCAATGACTACTGCGGTGAAAGTAAAGAAGATCTTGCACGTGCTTTTAATGAGTATGGGAAAGAGTACTCTGATAGAATATACACGAGTAATGAAATTGATGGATCAAGTGTATTTGATTGTATATACGGTAGTATAGATGATTCAGATAGGGATATTAAAGATGTAAAACATAAATCTGTAAAATCAATAGTCAGTGAAATGGGTTGCAGTGAGAGTCTTGCGTCTGAAATGTTTGATACTTTCGAGGATGAAATTCGGACTAAGGAGAGTAAAGTTGACGGTAATGTGTTTCAAGCTAGAGGCTATTTTGATAGGGTAAGCTCTATAGCATTAAAGCATACGGCCAAAAAGGTTGATGGTAGTTTTGATATTAATGCAGCACATAAGGAATTGTCGCAGTATTTTCTAAGGTCAAGCGAAGTCGAATCGCCATTAATTTTTGGTGTCGCGCAAGATGTTGTTAGGTCTGATTCTGATACCTCACTGGGAGCGTTGGTACAGCAGTATGTAGAGAAGCTAGACAGATCAGCGGGGAAGGCTAATAATAAGCATGGTTCAAAATTTAAACGTCGTGGGTTAATAGAGCTGTCTCTTATTGTTGGTAAGAATGCTAAGGTATCTAATTTGACAATAGATATTATAGAGTCCTACGCAGATAAGTTGAAATATATACCTACACGGCTAGATATTGAAAGCATGGAGTATGATATAAATGAGTATGGAGTTAGTAGGTACGCTAGCGAAGCGCTATCAAATAAGACAATAAGTAAAAGATTAATAGATACAAGGGTGTTTATAGATTGGTTGGCTGGAAATAGATATATAGGCAAAGATCATGCTGAATCGTTAATGGCGATCATAGGTAGCGGTGTTAAGGAATGCAAAAATCAAGTTGACAAAGAAGGAGGTTCGCCTACTCGCCCTTATAGCATGGATGAGTTGTCCGGCCTTTTTAACATTGATAGTTATTTGAGGTGGTCTAAGAGCAAAGCTTATTGCTTTTGGGCTCCTCTGATTGCATTGTTTACTGGTATGCGTATGGGCGAAATAATGACGCTTAGGCGAAAGGACATAAAGTGCACGCCAGATATGTTAGATTGTCTAGTTCAGGCGAATAAAAAGTCAAATCACAAGCAAAAAGATGGTATCTACTATATTGATTTAACATCTACCAAAGAAAAAGACCTTAAGACTAAAAGCTTGTCTGTATATAGGCCAGTGCCGATACATTCATTTCTTATAGAAATTGGACTGCTTGATTTTGTTGACAAATTTAGTCGTGAAGAATTTATATTTAGAGATGGACTTATGAATAATGCTGGACATGAAAACGACTATTCTCGTCAATTTTTGAATAGGTATAAATTAACTGATAGGTTTATATTGCATCGTCGATCACTTGGTATTGGAAGAATGAAAGGAGAAACAGAAGGTGATATGCTGGACTTTCATTGTTTTAGAAATACAGTAATAGCAAGAATGAAAGAATGCTATGTTAATCCTGAAGTGAGATGCGAAATATCAGGACACAGTACTGGGGAAGAAGGGACTAGTAATAATGAAAGTCACAATGGATATGGTGGTAAGTTCTCTGTCGAACAGAAGTTGAAGGACGGCATTATGAAGCTGGACTTCCATGAGCAAATACCAGACTTGAGGCTATTAGCTCAAAGCAAGTGGGCAAAGGGTGGAGTTAAAAAGCGAAAGTAG